The following are from one region of the Kineosporia sp. NBRC 101731 genome:
- a CDS encoding carbohydrate ABC transporter permease: protein MLYPLLWMVASSLRPDNEIFSSYGIFVNTFDTSHYPDGWNALAQPFGSYLLNSAIVVLGAIVGNLVSCSMAAYAFARLEFPFKRTAFAIMLLTIMLPVHVVIVPQYILWANLDLINTFVPLIAPKLLATDAFFIFLMVQFIRGIPRELDEAARIDGAGHARIFLRIILPLMTPALATTAIFTFIWTWNDFFTQLIFLTDPDLYTVPVALRSFIDAQENSSFGALFAMSVVSLVPIFLAFLLGQRYLIQGIATTGGK, encoded by the coding sequence ATGCTCTACCCGCTGCTGTGGATGGTTGCCAGCTCACTGCGGCCGGACAACGAGATCTTCAGCAGCTACGGGATCTTCGTCAACACGTTCGACACCTCGCACTATCCGGACGGCTGGAACGCCCTGGCCCAGCCGTTCGGCAGCTACCTGCTGAACTCGGCGATCGTGGTGCTCGGCGCGATCGTCGGGAACCTGGTGTCGTGCTCGATGGCCGCGTACGCGTTCGCCCGGCTGGAGTTCCCGTTCAAGCGCACGGCGTTCGCGATCATGCTGCTGACGATCATGCTGCCGGTGCACGTGGTGATCGTTCCGCAGTACATCCTGTGGGCCAACCTCGACCTGATCAACACGTTCGTGCCGCTGATCGCCCCGAAACTGCTGGCCACGGACGCGTTCTTCATCTTCCTGATGGTGCAGTTCATCCGCGGCATCCCCCGGGAGCTGGACGAGGCGGCGCGCATCGACGGTGCCGGGCACGCCCGGATCTTCCTGCGCATCATCCTGCCCCTGATGACACCGGCGCTGGCGACCACGGCGATCTTCACGTTCATCTGGACCTGGAACGACTTCTTCACCCAGCTGATCTTCCTGACCGACCCGGACCTGTACACCGTGCCGGTCGCGCTGCGCTCGTTCATCGATGCCCAGGAGAACAGCTCCTTCGGCGCTCTGTTCGCGATGAGCGTCGTTTCCCTCGTCCCCATCTTCCTGGCGTTCCTGCTCGGTCAGCGCTACCTGATCCAGGGCATCGCCACCACCGGAGGCAAGTGA
- a CDS encoding PmoA family protein has translation MTQLTIDHRHGHSIGIGVGAVEILRYVYGEEMPQFEAPKPYLHPLRTLSGALVSAYRPWDHRWHKGLQMTWSHVSGQNFWGGNTYVHGEGYLPLENVGGMRHDAFDTIDHDGTELTLNEELTWVTQGGEEWVSERRRLRVHSVDATTGSYVIDVRSELTNIRGADLELGSPTTHGRENAGYTGWFWRGPRNLTGGAVLAADGAGAQAMGTESAWLAYTGQNDDIDGEVTILAVAGETSHGSLTWFVRNDPFPAVAPSPAFHQEIVLAPGETLILAHRFVIADGAWSKDAIESYLSRVAQ, from the coding sequence ATGACCCAGCTGACGATCGACCACCGGCACGGCCACAGCATCGGGATCGGGGTCGGGGCCGTCGAGATCCTGCGCTACGTGTACGGCGAGGAGATGCCGCAGTTCGAGGCGCCCAAGCCGTACCTGCACCCGCTACGGACGCTGTCAGGGGCTCTGGTGTCGGCCTACCGGCCGTGGGACCACCGCTGGCACAAGGGTCTTCAGATGACCTGGTCGCACGTGTCGGGCCAGAACTTCTGGGGCGGAAACACCTACGTGCACGGTGAGGGTTACCTCCCGCTGGAGAACGTCGGCGGGATGCGGCACGACGCCTTCGACACGATCGATCACGACGGCACCGAGCTCACCCTGAACGAGGAGCTGACCTGGGTGACGCAGGGAGGCGAGGAATGGGTGTCCGAGCGGCGTCGCCTGCGGGTGCACTCGGTGGACGCCACGACCGGGTCGTACGTGATCGACGTGCGCAGCGAGCTCACCAACATTCGCGGGGCGGACCTCGAACTGGGCAGCCCGACCACCCACGGCCGCGAGAACGCCGGCTACACCGGCTGGTTCTGGCGGGGCCCGCGTAACCTCACCGGCGGTGCGGTGCTGGCCGCGGACGGGGCCGGTGCGCAGGCCATGGGCACGGAGTCGGCGTGGCTGGCCTACACCGGGCAGAACGACGACATCGACGGGGAGGTGACGATTCTCGCGGTGGCCGGGGAGACCTCGCACGGTTCGCTGACGTGGTTCGTGCGCAACGACCCGTTCCCGGCGGTCGCGCCCTCGCCCGCCTTCCACCAGGAGATCGTGCTGGCCCCCGGGGAGACCCTCATCCTCGCGCACCGGTTCGTCATCGCCGACGGCGCCTGGTCCAAAGACGCCATCGAAAGCTACCTTTCGCGGGTGGCCCAGTGA
- a CDS encoding Gfo/Idh/MocA family oxidoreductase — translation MAHDPIGIIMNGVSGRMGYRQHLLRSILAIREDGGVLLADGTRVQVEPLLVGRSEDKLAQIAKKHDIADWTTDLDAALSDPRWSVYGDFQITSARVPALRKAIAAGRAIYTEKPTAGTLDEALELAGLARAAGVKNGVVHDKLYLPGLRKLARLVESGFFGRILSIRGEFGYWVFEGDWQSAQRPSWNYRSEDGGGIVADMFPHWNYLLENLFGPVEAVYARAVTHLPSRTDEQGRPYPATADDAAYAVFELAGGVVAQLNSSWAVRVNRQELVEFQVDGTHGSAVAGLFGCRAQHRTATPKPVWNPDLAETHDYAADWAPVPDNDVFGNGFREQWEQFLRHVADDSPYHFDLLAGARGVRLAEAGLESSRTGRRIELAPLQTSGPDVSPGTSTVGAL, via the coding sequence ATGGCACACGACCCCATCGGCATCATCATGAACGGCGTCTCCGGGCGCATGGGCTACCGCCAGCATCTGCTGCGCTCGATCCTCGCGATCCGTGAGGACGGCGGCGTCCTGCTCGCCGACGGCACCCGGGTCCAGGTCGAGCCACTGCTGGTCGGGCGCAGCGAGGACAAGCTCGCGCAGATCGCGAAGAAGCACGACATCGCCGACTGGACGACCGATCTGGACGCCGCCCTGAGCGACCCGCGCTGGAGCGTCTACGGCGACTTCCAGATCACCAGCGCCCGGGTCCCGGCCCTGCGCAAGGCGATCGCGGCGGGCCGGGCGATCTACACCGAGAAGCCCACCGCCGGAACCCTGGACGAGGCCCTGGAGCTGGCCGGGCTGGCCCGGGCCGCCGGGGTGAAGAACGGCGTGGTGCACGACAAGCTCTACCTGCCCGGCCTGCGCAAGCTCGCCCGGCTGGTGGAGTCCGGGTTCTTCGGGCGCATCCTGTCGATCCGCGGCGAGTTCGGCTACTGGGTGTTCGAGGGCGACTGGCAAAGTGCGCAACGCCCCAGCTGGAACTACCGCAGCGAAGACGGCGGGGGCATCGTCGCGGACATGTTCCCGCACTGGAACTACCTGCTGGAGAATCTGTTCGGACCGGTCGAGGCGGTGTATGCACGGGCCGTCACGCACCTGCCCAGCCGCACCGACGAGCAGGGCCGCCCGTACCCGGCCACGGCCGACGACGCCGCCTACGCGGTGTTCGAGCTGGCCGGCGGCGTGGTGGCACAGCTGAACTCCAGCTGGGCGGTGCGGGTCAACCGCCAGGAGCTCGTGGAGTTCCAGGTCGACGGCACGCACGGCAGCGCCGTGGCCGGGCTGTTCGGCTGCCGGGCCCAGCACCGCACGGCCACCCCGAAGCCGGTCTGGAACCCCGACCTGGCCGAGACCCACGACTACGCCGCCGACTGGGCACCGGTGCCGGACAACGATGTGTTCGGCAACGGCTTCCGTGAGCAGTGGGAGCAGTTCCTGCGCCACGTCGCGGACGACTCCCCCTACCACTTCGACCTGCTGGCCGGTGCCCGTGGTGTGCGGCTGGCCGAGGCCGGGCTGGAGAGCTCACGCACGGGCCGGCGCATCGAGCTGGCCCCGCTGCAGACCAGCGGCCCGGACGTGAGCCCCGGCACCTCGACGGTGGGGGCCCTCTGA
- a CDS encoding cupin domain-containing protein, giving the protein MSSESGTHDAPLPGSVGLSALRVYPWEALDGLCGGSPHLHLCCTEAYLVISGRGRLQTLTLDGFSEQPLGAGDVVWFTPGTIHRAINDGDLQVLVLMQNSGLPEAGDAVLTFPPAHLADRETYRRARDLTGPDGTPSADRARRRRDLAVVGFRELREAFEAGDPKPLEAFHASSSRLVQPVLDDWRGILAAGAAASVARTAAQLDALAAGDHTYLREATVSRTQRPEQVTLGMCGYLNAYPVPNA; this is encoded by the coding sequence GTGAGTTCGGAATCAGGGACGCACGACGCCCCCCTTCCGGGGAGCGTGGGTCTGAGTGCGCTGCGGGTGTATCCCTGGGAAGCGCTCGACGGCCTGTGCGGTGGCTCACCGCACCTGCATCTGTGCTGTACCGAGGCCTATCTGGTGATCTCCGGGCGGGGCCGGCTGCAGACGCTGACCCTCGACGGGTTCAGCGAGCAGCCGCTGGGCGCCGGCGACGTGGTCTGGTTCACCCCCGGAACGATCCACCGGGCGATCAACGACGGTGACCTGCAGGTACTCGTGCTGATGCAGAACTCGGGCCTGCCCGAGGCCGGCGACGCCGTGCTCACCTTCCCGCCCGCTCACCTGGCCGACCGGGAGACCTACCGGAGGGCGCGCGACCTGACGGGCCCGGACGGCACTCCCTCCGCCGACCGGGCCCGCCGGCGGCGTGACCTGGCCGTCGTGGGTTTCCGGGAACTGCGGGAGGCGTTCGAGGCCGGTGACCCGAAACCGTTGGAGGCGTTCCACGCGTCCTCAAGCCGTCTGGTGCAACCCGTACTCGACGACTGGCGAGGGATCCTCGCCGCGGGTGCCGCCGCGTCCGTTGCCCGTACCGCAGCGCAACTGGACGCTCTGGCGGCCGGTGACCACACGTATCTGCGGGAGGCCACGGTGTCGCGCACGCAACGACCGGAGCAGGTGACGCTCGGCATGTGCGGTTACCTGAACGCCTACCCCGTCCCGAACGCCTGA
- a CDS encoding sugar ABC transporter permease, whose amino-acid sequence MRKPSGRSGRKGQGVKTHDGKAAIVFLAPWIIGLVAITAGPMLMSLYLSFTDYNLLSNANFTGLENIQRMLDDTRLAKSLTVTMVYVFVSTPIQLAVALGLAVVLDRGLRGLSLYRSIFYLPSLLGSSVAVAVLWKRVFGVDGLFNQFLSLFGIDGPGWISQPSTALSTLILLHVWTFGAPMVIFLAGLRQIPREFYEAASVDGASRRQQFRNITLPMLSPIIFFNLVLGLIGAFQSFTQAFIVSDGRGGPSDSTLFFTLYLYQQGFVNFNMGYASALAWLLLLIIAVFTAINFWASKFWVFYDN is encoded by the coding sequence CTGAGAAAGCCTTCCGGGCGCTCCGGGCGCAAGGGTCAAGGAGTGAAGACCCACGACGGGAAGGCGGCTATCGTCTTCCTGGCACCCTGGATCATCGGACTGGTCGCCATCACGGCCGGCCCGATGCTGATGTCGCTGTATCTGTCCTTCACGGACTACAACCTGCTCAGCAACGCAAATTTCACCGGTCTGGAAAACATCCAGCGCATGCTGGACGACACCCGGCTGGCGAAGAGCCTGACCGTCACGATGGTCTACGTCTTCGTCTCCACCCCGATCCAGCTGGCCGTCGCCCTCGGGCTGGCCGTGGTGCTGGACCGGGGTCTGCGAGGGCTCTCGCTCTACCGCTCGATCTTCTACCTGCCCTCGCTGCTCGGCTCGAGCGTGGCGGTGGCCGTGCTGTGGAAGCGGGTCTTCGGTGTCGACGGGCTGTTCAACCAGTTCCTGTCGCTGTTCGGCATCGACGGACCGGGCTGGATATCTCAGCCCTCGACCGCCCTGTCGACGCTGATCCTGCTGCACGTCTGGACTTTCGGGGCGCCGATGGTCATCTTCCTGGCCGGGCTGCGGCAGATCCCGCGGGAGTTCTACGAGGCGGCGTCGGTGGACGGTGCCTCGCGCCGGCAGCAGTTCCGCAACATCACGCTGCCCATGCTCTCGCCGATCATCTTCTTCAACCTCGTGCTCGGGCTCATCGGGGCCTTCCAGTCCTTCACCCAGGCCTTCATCGTGTCCGACGGTCGTGGTGGTCCCTCCGACTCGACGCTGTTCTTCACGCTCTACCTGTACCAACAGGGATTCGTGAACTTCAACATGGGCTACGCATCGGCGCTCGCCTGGCTGTTGCTGCTCATCATCGCGGTCTTCACGGCCATCAACTTCTGGGCCTCGAAATTCTGGGTGTTCTATGACAACTGA
- a CDS encoding Gfo/Idh/MocA family oxidoreductase — translation MPSGSKYRVAIVGAGAIAAAHAGAVRALGDRAEVVAVADLDGARAAAFAAEHGVPAVFTDLATLLADVHPDLVTVCTPPGAHREAVLASLAAGAWVWCEKPPVLSLAEYDELAAAESADDQAGPYVGYVFQHRFGSAANTLRQQVAEGTLGRPHVAICHTLWYRDHDYYAVPWRGKFETEGGGPAMGHGIHQMDLMLSLLGDWHEIRSLMGTLDRDVQTEDVSVAAVSFESGALASVVNSVLSPRQESYLRFDFTDATVEVSHLYGYDNSHWTWTPRDGVDGAAWAPPTDEASSHTAQLKSYLDAMDAGSRPPASGHDGRRSLELVTGLYQSAITGQPVRREDLRPGNPFYTQLDGGGQYRPARPGTTPEVAR, via the coding sequence ATGCCGAGCGGGAGCAAGTACCGGGTCGCGATCGTCGGGGCCGGGGCCATCGCCGCGGCCCACGCCGGGGCGGTCAGGGCTCTGGGCGACCGGGCGGAGGTCGTCGCGGTCGCCGACCTGGACGGGGCGCGTGCGGCGGCGTTCGCGGCCGAGCACGGGGTGCCGGCCGTGTTCACCGACCTCGCGACCCTGCTGGCCGACGTCCACCCGGACCTGGTGACGGTGTGCACCCCGCCCGGCGCCCACCGCGAGGCCGTTCTGGCGAGCCTCGCGGCGGGGGCCTGGGTGTGGTGTGAGAAGCCCCCGGTGCTGTCGCTGGCCGAGTACGACGAGCTGGCGGCGGCCGAAAGCGCTGACGATCAGGCCGGTCCGTACGTCGGCTACGTGTTCCAGCACCGCTTCGGCTCGGCCGCGAACACCTTGCGGCAGCAGGTCGCTGAAGGCACGCTGGGGCGCCCGCACGTCGCGATCTGCCACACCCTCTGGTACCGCGACCACGACTACTACGCCGTGCCCTGGCGGGGGAAGTTCGAGACCGAGGGTGGTGGCCCGGCCATGGGCCACGGCATCCACCAGATGGACCTGATGCTCTCGCTGCTCGGCGACTGGCACGAGATCCGCTCACTGATGGGCACTCTCGATCGCGACGTGCAGACCGAAGACGTGTCGGTGGCCGCGGTCTCGTTCGAGAGCGGCGCGCTGGCCTCGGTGGTCAACAGCGTGCTCTCGCCGCGGCAGGAGAGCTACCTGCGGTTCGACTTCACCGACGCCACGGTCGAGGTCTCGCACCTGTACGGGTACGACAACTCGCACTGGACGTGGACGCCCCGCGACGGGGTGGACGGTGCCGCCTGGGCCCCGCCGACCGACGAGGCCAGCTCGCACACGGCCCAGCTGAAGAGCTACCTCGACGCGATGGACGCCGGGTCGCGCCCGCCCGCCAGCGGTCACGACGGCCGCCGCAGCCTGGAACTGGTCACCGGTCTCTACCAGTCGGCGATCACCGGTCAGCCGGTCCGGCGCGAGGACCTGAGACCCGGAAACCCCTTCTACACCCAGCTCGACGGCGGCGGGCAGTACCGGCCCGCACGTCCCGGCACGACCCCGGAGGTCGCCCGATGA
- a CDS encoding extracellular solute-binding protein, whose translation MTTPFSRRTLLGGAFAGFSALSLAACGVSQDEDTDVALSNEEVTLRFTWWGSDARHEVTQKVIDAFQKENPKIKIKGEFADWVGYWDRLATTFAASDAADIVQMDELYLRTYADRGSLLDLGKTKEFLKTDGFSDISLAAGQAGGTQYALPIGNGSLSAVVNTRLFDKYGVDLPDDTSWTWDDFADISAKIMEASGGDVVGSGALGTEAGLLTIWARQHGGALFDDEGKVVLDPAIPAEMWEFNRKLAGKGQPSAESTAEQLTAPLNQTWLVLGKQAINFNYNTQISSLQEATKEETFKLLQLPQAAGGSAPGFYYKPSMYWSISAGTQHPAEAAKFVDYLTNNTEAAKILGTDRGIPANEATLKAIRPSLDPTSELAAAYNDKVASVVADPPALTPAGASDINNLTARYMQEVLFDRQSAAEAGKKYVEELTASVENAK comes from the coding sequence ATGACCACCCCCTTCTCCCGCCGGACACTGCTCGGCGGAGCGTTCGCGGGCTTCTCCGCCCTGAGCCTGGCCGCCTGTGGGGTCAGCCAGGACGAAGACACCGACGTCGCCCTCTCCAACGAGGAGGTGACACTCCGGTTCACCTGGTGGGGCTCGGACGCGCGTCACGAGGTCACCCAGAAGGTGATCGACGCGTTCCAGAAGGAGAACCCGAAGATCAAGATCAAGGGTGAGTTCGCCGACTGGGTGGGGTACTGGGACCGGCTGGCCACCACGTTCGCGGCCAGCGACGCCGCCGACATCGTGCAGATGGACGAGCTGTACCTGCGCACCTACGCCGACCGCGGTTCGCTGCTCGACCTGGGCAAGACCAAGGAGTTCCTGAAGACCGACGGCTTCAGCGACATCTCCCTGGCCGCCGGGCAGGCCGGGGGCACGCAGTACGCGCTGCCCATCGGCAACGGCTCGCTGTCGGCCGTGGTCAACACCCGGCTGTTCGACAAGTACGGCGTGGACCTGCCCGACGACACCAGCTGGACCTGGGACGACTTCGCCGACATCTCCGCGAAGATCATGGAGGCCTCCGGCGGTGACGTGGTCGGTTCCGGTGCGCTGGGTACCGAGGCCGGTCTGCTCACCATCTGGGCCCGCCAGCACGGCGGTGCGCTCTTCGACGACGAGGGCAAGGTCGTGCTCGACCCGGCGATTCCCGCGGAGATGTGGGAGTTCAACCGCAAGCTGGCCGGTAAGGGCCAGCCCTCGGCGGAGTCGACGGCCGAGCAGCTGACCGCCCCGCTGAACCAGACCTGGCTGGTGCTGGGCAAGCAGGCGATCAACTTCAACTACAACACCCAGATCTCGTCGCTGCAGGAGGCCACGAAGGAGGAGACCTTCAAGCTGCTGCAGCTGCCGCAGGCGGCCGGGGGCAGCGCGCCGGGCTTCTACTACAAGCCGTCGATGTACTGGTCGATCTCGGCGGGCACCCAGCACCCGGCCGAGGCCGCGAAGTTCGTCGACTACCTGACGAACAACACCGAGGCCGCCAAGATCCTCGGCACCGACCGCGGTATCCCGGCCAACGAGGCGACCCTGAAGGCGATCCGGCCCAGCCTCGACCCGACGTCGGAGCTGGCCGCCGCGTACAACGACAAGGTGGCCTCCGTGGTCGCCGACCCGCCGGCGCTCACCCCGGCCGGCGCCAGCGACATCAACAACCTCACCGCCCGGTACATGCAGGAGGTGCTGTTCGACCGGCAGTCCGCGGCCGAGGCGGGCAAGAAGTACGTCGAGGAGCTGACCGCCTCGGTCGAGAATGCCAAGTAA
- a CDS encoding ABC transporter ATP-binding protein — MTTTAMPAIEVGKLRVLRGRRVVLPDLSWQAPAGQISGLIGPSGCGKTTLMRALVGTQIVAGGSARVLGLPAGHPALRARIGYVTQSPSVYGDLTVAENLRYFAAVVGVPRRRREAEVNRLVAVVDLEEQAHRRVDRLSGGQYSRVSLAAALAGTPELLVLDEPTVGLDPVLRRELWKLFRALAEAGTTIVVSSHVMDEAARCDRLILLREGRVLGDGTPADILTGTGASDLDTAFLTLVDRAGRSGGARA; from the coding sequence ATGACCACCACGGCGATGCCCGCGATCGAGGTCGGGAAGCTACGGGTGCTGCGGGGCCGCCGCGTGGTGCTGCCGGACCTCAGCTGGCAGGCTCCGGCCGGGCAGATCTCGGGCCTGATCGGCCCCAGCGGATGCGGCAAGACCACGCTGATGCGGGCCCTGGTCGGGACCCAGATCGTCGCCGGCGGTTCGGCCCGGGTTCTCGGTCTGCCCGCCGGTCATCCGGCGCTGCGCGCCAGGATCGGCTATGTGACCCAGAGCCCGAGCGTCTACGGGGACCTCACCGTCGCGGAGAACCTGCGCTACTTCGCCGCCGTGGTCGGTGTTCCCCGCAGGAGGCGGGAGGCGGAGGTGAATCGTCTGGTGGCAGTGGTCGATCTGGAGGAGCAGGCACACCGCCGCGTCGATCGGCTCTCCGGCGGCCAGTATTCGCGCGTGTCCCTGGCCGCGGCGCTCGCGGGGACACCGGAACTGCTGGTGCTGGACGAACCGACCGTCGGCCTGGACCCGGTGCTGCGCCGGGAACTGTGGAAGCTGTTCCGGGCGCTGGCCGAGGCCGGAACCACGATCGTCGTCTCCAGCCACGTGATGGACGAGGCCGCCCGGTGCGACCGGCTGATCCTGCTGCGGGAGGGCCGGGTCCTGGGGGACGGGACGCCGGCCGACATCCTCACCGGCACCGGTGCCTCCGACCTCGACACGGCTTTCCTGACGCTGGTCGATCGAGCGGGCCGCAGCGGTGGGGCGCGAGCATGA
- a CDS encoding LacI family DNA-binding transcriptional regulator, with protein MRDLDRSSGGVALVTLADVAALAGVSLATASRALNGSKNRRVADDLRERVLEAARRLDYAPNPNAQAVARGRTDSVGLVMHDIADPYFSSIAAGVIKGAEDQGLAVTIATTGRRAGAELESVARLRRQRARAIVLVGSRTSDQVATARLIEEFEAYIEAGGRVAAITQPVLPVDTLAIENRAGAQALSQALVELGHQEFAVLAGDPAMLTSQDRLAGFRDGLRRSGTRLARENVLRAAFTRDGGYEAMQRLIARAPAVSCVFAVNDVMAVGAMAALREAGLVAGRDVAIAGFDDIETLRDVTPALSTVGVPLQELGERAVELALRESGTPVETIRVTGHVQLRESTPRADGRTLASALIER; from the coding sequence ATGCGTGACCTCGACAGAAGCTCCGGCGGCGTGGCCCTGGTGACGCTCGCCGACGTGGCTGCCCTCGCGGGGGTCTCGCTGGCCACCGCGTCGCGGGCGCTGAACGGCAGCAAGAACCGGCGGGTGGCCGACGACCTGCGCGAGCGGGTGCTGGAGGCCGCCCGGCGCCTGGACTACGCGCCCAACCCCAATGCCCAGGCCGTCGCCCGCGGCCGCACCGACTCGGTGGGCCTGGTCATGCACGACATCGCCGACCCCTACTTCTCCTCGATCGCCGCCGGGGTGATCAAGGGGGCGGAGGACCAGGGCCTGGCGGTCACCATCGCGACCACCGGGCGCCGTGCCGGGGCCGAACTGGAGAGTGTGGCCCGGCTGCGGCGGCAGCGGGCGCGGGCGATCGTGCTGGTCGGTAGCCGGACCTCCGACCAGGTCGCGACCGCGCGCCTGATCGAGGAGTTCGAGGCATACATCGAGGCCGGCGGACGGGTCGCGGCCATCACCCAGCCGGTGCTGCCCGTGGACACCCTGGCCATCGAGAACCGGGCCGGCGCCCAGGCCCTGTCCCAGGCGCTGGTGGAGCTCGGGCACCAGGAGTTCGCGGTGCTCGCGGGTGACCCGGCGATGCTGACCTCGCAGGACCGGCTGGCCGGTTTCCGCGACGGCCTGCGGCGTTCGGGCACCCGCCTGGCCCGGGAGAACGTGCTGCGAGCGGCCTTCACCCGGGACGGCGGTTACGAGGCGATGCAACGGCTGATCGCGCGGGCCCCGGCGGTGTCGTGCGTGTTCGCGGTCAACGACGTGATGGCGGTCGGCGCGATGGCGGCGCTGCGGGAGGCGGGGCTGGTGGCCGGCCGCGACGTGGCGATCGCCGGTTTCGACGACATCGAGACCCTGCGCGACGTCACCCCGGCCCTGAGCACCGTCGGTGTGCCCCTGCAGGAACTGGGGGAGCGCGCGGTGGAACTGGCTCTTCGGGAATCGGGGACCCCGGTCGAGACCATCCGGGTCACCGGTCACGTGCAGCTGCGCGAGAGCACCCCCCGCGCCGACGGCCGCACTCTGGCCTCGGCCCTGATCGAGCGGTGA
- a CDS encoding ABC transporter permease, with translation MTISLTLATAIRVLRQIRHDPRTLAMLLVVPSALIGLLAWIYQGGGLFDRIGAPLLALFPVIVMFLITSVSTLRERQSGTMERLLTLPLAKADLIGGYAVAFGGLGIAAALIATAFSVQVLGLDVAGPLWLLVVVSTVDSLLGTALGLFISAFARSEFQAVQFLPAVIVPQFLLCGLLVPRDDLPGGLSQVSDILPLSYAIDAMTTITTSAQATGSVLKDVLIVAGFVLGLVILGAATLRRRTP, from the coding sequence ATGACGATCTCCCTCACCCTGGCCACCGCGATCCGGGTGCTGCGTCAGATCCGGCACGATCCCCGCACCCTCGCGATGCTCCTGGTCGTGCCCAGCGCCCTGATCGGTCTGCTGGCCTGGATCTATCAGGGGGGTGGCCTGTTCGACCGGATCGGTGCCCCTCTGCTGGCTCTCTTCCCGGTCATCGTGATGTTCCTGATCACCAGTGTCTCGACGCTGCGGGAACGCCAGAGCGGCACCATGGAACGTCTGTTGACCCTGCCGCTGGCCAAGGCCGACCTGATCGGCGGGTATGCCGTGGCCTTCGGTGGCCTGGGGATCGCCGCAGCCCTGATCGCCACCGCGTTCTCGGTCCAGGTCCTCGGCCTGGACGTCGCCGGCCCGCTGTGGCTGCTGGTCGTCGTCTCCACGGTCGACTCGCTGCTCGGCACTGCTCTGGGCCTGTTCATCAGTGCTTTCGCGCGCAGCGAGTTTCAGGCGGTGCAGTTTCTTCCCGCCGTCATCGTTCCCCAGTTCCTGTTGTGCGGTCTGCTGGTACCCCGCGACGACCTACCCGGTGGGCTGTCCCAGGTGTCGGACATCCTGCCGCTGTCCTACGCCATCGACGCCATGACCACGATCACGACATCGGCGCAGGCCACCGGGTCGGTGCTCAAAGACGTCCTGATCGTTGCCGGCTTCGTCCTGGGGCTCGTGATCCTGGGAGCGGCCACACTCCGCCGGCGCACGCCGTGA